The nucleotide sequence AAACAGCTACACCAATCCATTCGTCTTTTTCATCGGGATTCATTACAAACCATGCGACCATGCCTTCAGGTTTTGGCTCATTCGAATTAAAAGTTTTTGTTAATTCTTCTTCATGTCCTTTTTTTACACGTAAATTAAATATTGAACCGTAATACATTTTTTGCTCCTTTAATTTAGGTTAGGGCTTTTTGTAAATCAATATTTGAAGTAAGCCATAATTTAAGTTTTTGTTTTATAAATGATTTAATCCCAGGTAGTGGAGCGACTTTTGAACCAATTCCAAGAGCTTCAAGAATAATTTCACCAACAAGCCCATGGCAACCTCTAAAAGATTTAATCAATTGAAAAAGCTGTGCACGAGGGAATTTTTCTAGATATTTCAATTCTTTTCCGTTGCTCATTCCAAATACAACTCTTGCTATAAGAGAAGGATCGTCAGAGATTTGTTGTACATGCGTAATAATTTTCTTTAAGAGGTTTGCTACACTTCCGCCCATTAAAGGAATCCATTGTTGAGCTTTACTTTCGTATTGAGAAACTAATTCGATTTTATTTGCAGGCATTTCAAAGTGAGCTACTGTGAAAAGACATGGTTCTAATAATCCAGGATCGTCTTCAAGTTGCAATGCAGTCATGTCTCTGTATTGAACAGTATGAAGCGCTTCTCTACCTTTTACTTTTTGAAGAATCTTTTTTGCATTTGAACCGGTAGGGAAAAGAGAGGCTTGAAGTTCATACCAATAATCTGTTATACATTCCTGAAATAAACCAAATGTCGTTAATTGGACTGGCATCAACCCAGCTTCATGATTTTCTTTGTAACTTGTTTGTTCATCAGCTTCTTTTAGCATAAGATCTAGTTCATGTTCAGTATAACCAAAGTTCATAAGAATCTTTTTATGGGGATCAGCGTGGCCAAGTTCATCAGGTACCCAGAATCCATTTATATATGTTCTTAACCAGTCTGCGTTGTATAAATCTGCACCCAATCTAAATGCTTCAGCATATTGTTCAGTTAGAGATTCAGTTATCATTGAGAGTTTGAATGTATCTATAAAGTATTCTTCAGAGAATCCTGGTTTATATGAAAGTTGGTTTCTATCAACACAGTCTTCTAAACTCATGGAATCATATTCTGTCATGAAGCCACTAGTATTATTTAGCTGACTTTCAGCAAAATCATTAAGAATTTTATTTGTTTTTTCTGATAACTTATTTATCATCTTAAACAACGAATATTATTTTTCTGTTATTGTATTATTATACCAAAATATTATGTTTAATATGTGAATTTATTTTTTGTGAAGGTGGAAATTAATGAATGAAGAGGAATTAAATAGGTTATATGAATTATTAGATGCTTCATATACTGCTAATTGTATGTTAATTGGTAATGAATTAGCAGGTTCAAATGAAAAAATTGCTTTGTTTTCTTCATTTGCAACTGGAGGATTTTTTCTTGCTCGAAATATTCATCATTTGGAAGAAATAGATCAACTAATCAAAGACAATATAGGAATTAATTTAATTTCCCAAGTTTCTGAATTGTTATCGTGTTATTCAATTATTATTTTTGCCTTAAGAAGTCCTGATAAAAATCGTGGTAGAGAATTTTTTAACGAATTTATAGAAATTTTTGAAATGAATAAAAATAAACCAAAATTATCATTATTATTTGATCAAGCAGATCACGAGATTTCAACTAATACAATTTCAAATCAAGCTATGCGTTTTGTATTAATTACGGATATTATTAAAGAGGTTTTTACGACTAATTCTGTTATTGAATGGGGTGATATAAAAATACCATTAGAATTTGATTCATCTATCAACAAAGATATAGAAGATTATGATCAATTTGCAAATTACTGGATAGCTATGGAAGAAGAATGCTTTGAATTAGTATTAGAGGGTATAAAGGAATTCCAATCTGATAATGAATAAGCTACTTTTTTTGCTCAGGTTGTTTAAGAATCCAAAATAAGAATGTCGAGATTATATATATTCCACACATAAATTGCATCGCCAACACATAATCTCCTTGTTTATCTGCTAACCAACCTGTTAATAATGGACTCACAGCTGACATAATGCTTTGAATCATGGTAACACCTCCACGTAAGCTACCATAATTTTTTCTTCCAAAAAATTGTCCAACCAAAGCCCAGCCAATTGAATTACTAGACATTGCTATACCAAAAAAACAAACAAAAATAATACCAGTTACAATTCCATTTGGCCCATAAAGTATAATTAATGTTGAACCGATTCCTGCAAGCATAGCTAGCCCAGCAACTTTTGGCCTAGACCATCTGTCAGATATAAAACCCATAATTAATATTGCTGGAATACGTGCAAATGAAGCAGCTGGTACAAGAATAGCTGCAGCAATTTGTTCCTCTATACCTCTTGAAACTAAAATTGGTACCATGTGAACCATTATTGCTGATTGAGCTGTTAGTCTTAATCCTATAGCTATAGATAAAAGCCAATAAGTAGAAGATTGTAGTGCTTCTTTAATTCCAAAATCAATAAGATTTAATGGCTCATGATTATTTGATAAATCTTCTTCATCTTCAATATCAGCTTCGTGAGGTTTAGGTAATCTCATAAATAAAGACAATGGAATACCAATAACTAAAATAATAATTCCAGAAAATATACAAGCTACTCTCCAATTAAAAGAGAATATTATTTGAGCTATAACAAATGTTAATACTGTGCTTCCAATGGCTGAACCGACTGTGGACCAAGACATAGCAATTCCTAATCTCTTGCGAAACCATGCATTTATTGCAGCAGAGATACCATGATGTGGAATAGAAAAGCCAATTGTTAAAAATGTTAAAAAGGTAATAAGGAAAAACATATAAGTCGGCGCAATTCCAATTAAAATAAATCCAATACCACCGCTTAGAACTCCAGCTAATATTATTGCCTTAGGGCCATATTTATCTACTAAATAACCAGCAATAGGTCCTTCTAAACCACCTTCTAGACTGCGGATCGTAAAAGCTAGGGACATTTGGGTTTTAGTTAAATTAAATGTACGGCTTATAGGAAGAAAATAAGCCGACATGCCTGTATGATATAGACCGCCAAAAAGGAGCTGAAAAATAGCTGAAACTATTACAACTTTCCATCCATAATAATGGGTTTTTGGCTGTTCAGTACTTTTGTTTATTGTAGCCATTTGTACTTTCTTGTAAGACAGCCGAAAATGTAGATTCTATATTAAATACAGTTAAAAAACAAACTTATTATTGTATAATGCGAAATGTTGTAATTAAATAATATAAAACTAAATACATGAACAAAGGTCCTATTACATACTCATATTGGGTGGTTCCTGAAAAAGTCTTAGCAGGTGAATACCCCGGTAATCAAATGCGAAAAAGTGGAATATTTCGTGTGCTTAGAACGTTATTAGATCAATCTATAGCATTTATTAGGCACCCATTACAAGGTTGGCCTACTGAATATAAAAGGGTCAAAAAGCTTTTGAGCGCAGGTGTTACGAACTACCTTGATTTAACACAATCAGAGGAATTACTTCCATATGAAACATTATTGAAGAGAGAAGCAGAATTATTAGGTATGGTTGTAAATTACAAACGTGTTCCAATTAAAGACCAAAATATTACAACAATTGATGAGATTAATAAATGCATTTCATTCATTAATGAAAGTATACAATCTGGTAACAAAGTTTATATACACTGTTTACGAGGATTGGGAAGAACTGGAATGATAGTTGGTTGTTTTTTAGTTGATCAGGGATTAACTGGAAAACAGGCATTGAAAAAAATAACAGATCTTAGAAAAAGTCTTTTAAATTCAGTTTTGCCATCCCCACAAAATAAAAAGCAATCTGGAGTGGTAGAAAATTGGAAAAGTTAAGTGTAAATCAGATACATTTTTTTGATAATATGGTATAGTTTCAATGCTGTTTATGTTTTTACATTTTGACGTTTTTGATTGATGGATTAATGATAATTAATAATGACAAAAAATTAGGTTTTGATGATGTACTAGTCATTCCTAAAGTATCTACAATTAATTCTAGAAAAGATGTGGATTTAGATACTAATATTAAATTTCCAAATTCAGGTCTTGATTGGAATGGTATGCCTATTATGGCATCTAATATGGATTTTGTAGGAACATTTGAAATGGGGATGGCTTTGCAAAATTTTCATGTAACCACTGCTGTTAATAAATTCTATTCTACAGATGAGTGGGTGAACGCAATTAATCAAGGATTAGATTTAAACTACAATTTTATAACTTTTGGTTTAGATAATATTGAACATATCCATCAAAAGATTTCAGATATATCTGCTAGATCAAATAAAAGTCCTTCAGT is from SAR202 cluster bacterium and encodes:
- a CDS encoding MFS transporter is translated as MATINKSTEQPKTHYYGWKVVIVSAIFQLLFGGLYHTGMSAYFLPISRTFNLTKTQMSLAFTIRSLEGGLEGPIAGYLVDKYGPKAIILAGVLSGGIGFILIGIAPTYMFFLITFLTFLTIGFSIPHHGISAAINAWFRKRLGIAMSWSTVGSAIGSTVLTFVIAQIIFSFNWRVACIFSGIIILVIGIPLSLFMRLPKPHEADIEDEEDLSNNHEPLNLIDFGIKEALQSSTYWLLSIAIGLRLTAQSAIMVHMVPILVSRGIEEQIAAAILVPAASFARIPAILIMGFISDRWSRPKVAGLAMLAGIGSTLIILYGPNGIVTGIIFVCFFGIAMSSNSIGWALVGQFFGRKNYGSLRGGVTMIQSIMSAVSPLLTGWLADKQGDYVLAMQFMCGIYIISTFLFWILKQPEQKK